A window of the Proteus terrae subsp. cibarius genome harbors these coding sequences:
- a CDS encoding sugar phosphatase → MAITCKGFLFDLDGTLVDSLPVVEHCWALFGERVGVSTQEINDYIHGKPAIESIRHFMPNATEQEITETFRWLEKLESTQTEGLAPLPGAIELINRLNDLNIPWAIVTSGTVPIASTRQSVTGIPEPKHWVTAECISRGKPNPEPYLLGAKKLGLLPQDCVVFEDAAAGIYSGLDAGCQVVAVHAPLSLPRRNEIHLIIDSLNDIQIEKQAEKVIITHKR, encoded by the coding sequence ATGGCAATCACATGTAAAGGTTTTCTGTTTGATCTTGATGGAACATTAGTTGATTCATTACCGGTTGTTGAGCATTGTTGGGCGCTATTTGGTGAGCGCGTAGGTGTATCAACACAAGAGATTAATGACTACATCCACGGAAAACCTGCCATTGAGTCGATTCGCCATTTTATGCCTAATGCAACCGAACAAGAGATAACTGAAACTTTCCGTTGGTTAGAAAAATTAGAATCAACACAAACTGAAGGGTTAGCACCGCTTCCGGGTGCTATTGAACTGATTAATCGCCTTAATGACTTAAATATTCCTTGGGCGATTGTTACATCAGGCACTGTTCCTATTGCCTCAACACGCCAATCTGTCACGGGTATTCCTGAACCTAAACACTGGGTTACAGCGGAATGTATTAGTAGAGGTAAGCCTAATCCTGAACCTTATCTTTTGGGTGCCAAGAAATTGGGTTTATTACCACAAGATTGTGTGGTTTTTGAAGACGCAGCAGCGGGTATTTACTCTGGTTTAGATGCAGGATGCCAAGTCGTTGCTGTTCATGCACCTCTATCCCTTCCTCGCCGTAATGAGATTCATTTAATTATTGATTCTTTAAATGATATTCAAATCGAGAAGCAAGCTGAAAAAGTGATAATAACGCACAAAAGATAG